GTGATCATCGCTGACCACCAGCTTCACTCCATCCAGCCCCCGCTGCCTCAGATCGAGGAAGAAGTCTCTCCAGGTCTGCTCGTTCTCACTGTCACCAAGGGCTACTCCCAGAACCTCACGGTGGCCGCTCTCACTCACCCCCTCTGCCACCAGAAGCGAGTCCGAGGTGACCGAGTTGTCAGACCTCCGAACCAGGTGTATCTGGACATCGACAATCAGGTAGGGATACTCTCTCTCGAGCCCCCGGCTACGGAACAGCTCCAGCTCTCCATCCAACTCTGAGAAGTACCGTGATACGGTGCTCTTCGAGATCCGGTCTCCGCAAAGCTCCTCGGTGATCTCCTTGATCTTCCTCGTCGCAACCCCCTTCTGGTAGGTCTCAACGAGTGTCAGGAACAGAGCCTTCTCGGTACGCTGATACTTCCGGTACAACGAGGGCGAGAATGAACCGTCCCTGGCCTGGGGCACCCTCAGGTGAAGCCTGCCCACACGGGTGAACAGAGTCCGCGTCTTATAGCCGTTGCGGTGTGTGGGCCGGCCTCGACCACGCTCGTAAGGCCGACGGCCCATGTGCTTCTCGAACTCAGCCTCAATGATCTTCTGCACCACGCCCTCTATCAGCTTCCGGAACGCCTCGCTGTCATTGAACAGGCCCTGGACATCATCATCGGAAATCGCAACCTTATCACTGGCCATCGCGTGCCTCCCTGTTGCTGGTTCGTGTCTTTTCTGATCAAAGAACAGTAACCAGCAGAGGCTCCGATGGCCACCTCCTTCTCAACTGACAATTACAAAGTCACAGAAAAATAGGGACGCAACCCAACTGCATGCAGCATATTGCTTCACAAATGCTGATGCAGACCGTTAAGGTACGGGAATATGTATAGAGAAATCGACCAGATATTCGAAAACCGCAGCGCTTTCAATGGAACGCTATACCTATGTAAATCAGAAAGGCATTCTCCGGCAGATCCATCAGGATATGAAGGGAGATATAACGGACAAGGCACCAATGCGTACTACTTGGCCGATTCGCCAAGAGCGTGCTGGTATGAGATTCTTGGTTACAATCCAAACGCAAATTATAGCGATTATTCAATGTGGACAGTCCAAGTATCAGGCACGTTCATAGATGTGGGGGCTATCGAGGGAACGAAATATGTAGAACCAAAGGAGAACGGTGGCTGGAAACCTACGCAAGAGCTTAGTAGGAAGCTAAGAGATGAATCAGTATTGGGTTTCCGATATGCAAGCAGGGCTGCTATTCAAAAGCATTCAGATGGTACATGCTTCTGTGTCTATCAGAAATGCTTACATCTTGGGGCAAACGACTTCTCCCCAATTGAGTGGGAACCAGATATTTGAAATCTGATTCGGAGTTGAAATGACTAAGCAAGAACTCTGTGACAGATATCTCAGTTCATTTGCCAGTATTGTTGCAGTGGGCGACACCGTCCTTGATTCAAAGGACAAGTGGTGGAAGCTGTACTCAAGCGAAATCGGTAGGATCGCAGGCAGTCTAAGAGAAGTTCGCAAAGATTTGATCGAACTCGATTCCGATTTGCGAAAAAGAGTAAGACTTCCAAACTCCCATACTGCAAAAAGCCTTGCGAGCCGAGAGTATGATCTAATCTTCTCTATTCGAGAACTTGCTCATAGATCAATGAACACTACACAAGACATGATACAGAGTAGACGTAATACTTATCAATTCCGGATGATCTTGCTAATGACTACTTTGGCCGTGATTGTATCATTAGTTAGCGTACTCGTGAGATAGGAATTCGATTGCCTGAAATGAGACCTTAACAAGCGGCTGCAGCGGAATTGCTGTCACAAAGCAGGTTAAGCCAATAGCAATCCGCTGAGCCTTAACGTTCAGATACAAGAGATATTGACATGCCATACCTGTAAGGTATAGTATCTATACCATGGAATTCGAATACGACGAAGCGAAGAGCAAAGGAAACAGAGAAAAGCACGGCATTGATTTCGAGCAAGCCCAAGCACTATGGGACGATCCAGATCTTCTTGAAATTCCTGCGAGAACTGAAGACGAAGAACGATATATGGTTATAGGCAGAATAGATGGGAGATATTGGTCAGGAGTAGTTACATACAGAAATGGGCGAATACGGATTATATCGGTTCGAAGATCAAGAAAAGAGGAGGTGACGATCTATGAAGGCTAAGGAGTTCGACAAGAAATTCGATGATGGCGAGGATGTTCTCAAGTATCTAGAACTCGCCAAGGCGCGCCGTGTAGAACAAGAACAGAAGAGAGTAAATGTTGATTTTCCCAT
This DNA window, taken from Candidatus Lokiarchaeota archaeon, encodes the following:
- a CDS encoding RES domain-containing protein — its product is MYREIDQIFENRSAFNGTLYLCKSERHSPADPSGYEGRYNGQGTNAYYLADSPRACWYEILGYNPNANYSDYSMWTVQVSGTFIDVGAIEGTKYVEPKENGGWKPTQELSRKLRDESVLGFRYASRAAIQKHSDGTCFCVYQKCLHLGANDFSPIEWEPDI
- a CDS encoding IS256 family transposase — its product is MASDKVAISDDDVQGLFNDSEAFRKLIEGVVQKIIEAEFEKHMGRRPYERGRGRPTHRNGYKTRTLFTRVGRLHLRVPQARDGSFSPSLYRKYQRTEKALFLTLVETYQKGVATRKIKEITEELCGDRISKSTVSRYFSELDGELELFRSRGLEREYPYLIVDVQIHLVRRSDNSVTSDSLLVAEGVSESGHREVLGVALGDSENEQTWRDFFLDLRQRGLDGVKLVVSDDH
- a CDS encoding BrnT family toxin, producing the protein MEFEYDEAKSKGNREKHGIDFEQAQALWDDPDLLEIPARTEDEERYMVIGRIDGRYWSGVVTYRNGRIRIISVRRSRKEEVTIYEG
- a CDS encoding CopG family transcriptional regulator; the encoded protein is MKAKEFDKKFDDGEDVLKYLELAKARRVEQEQKRVNVDFPIWMIHSLDREARRLGIPRQSLIKMLIAKHIEEARA